The Pseudarthrobacter sp. BIM B-2242 region ACCCGCGTGGGCTGGCTCGATTTCCCGGAGACACATCTGCCGTCCGTCAAGCTCCTGCTCGACGGCAAGGATCACCCCGTGACGGATCTTGGCGTTGAACTCGTCGAACGGCTGTTACGCGCAGGAGTTCTCGTCCCCGTTGAACAGTGATGTCCCCCGTGGCCCCAACAAAACGTTTCTTCTGCGCAGAAAGCGCTCGGACGCGCGGCGACTCGATGGCAGGCACGGCGTCGCCCGGCTCGGTTTGGATCCTCATAGAGTACCGGGGCGGGTGGCCGCCCAACGGCTTCGACGGCCTTGATCTTGACGCTGGAACAAAAGCCCTCGTAGTCTCGGCTGCGCGGACGGCACGTGCACGGGTCCTCTTGGTGCGGCGGCCCGGCCCACGCCGGCGCCTCGGTCCCGGACGTTGGGCCGTACTGCGCCATCAAAGCGCCGACGCCTATCAACAGCTATGGGGAACGTGGGACCGGGACGAGGACCTGGCAAAGATCGTCCCAGCCCTGACATCGCCCGGACATCCTGGCTTGCCGCCGGTCATCCTGATCTGCGCTCATGGTCAGCATGACCCCTGCTGCGCCGTGCGGGGACGGCCCGTAGGACGTGCACTCAGTGAGCGATGGCCAGAGCTGGTGTGGGAGTGCTCCCACGTTGGCGGTGACAGGTTCGCAGCTAACGCCGTCGTCGCCCCCGACGGTGTGTACTACGGTGGACTCGATGCCGAGTCATCCGTCACCACGATCGAGAATCACCTCGCCGGTCGCATCCACGCAGAGTATCTGCGCGGATACACGGATCTCATCCCACCACAGCAAGCCGCCGTCGCTGCCGTGCTCGGACGTTTCGGCCCCGCCGGCCGGAATGACTATCTGGTCACTGAGACCTTGAGCGAGGGCAACCATTGGCGCATCCACATCACCGGCCGCCCGCCCCACCCGGCGCATATCGACGTGGAACTGCGGGCCCACCGCTCACCGCCTTGTCAGCTGACCTGCCGAGGGCCGGCGCTGGGCTCGGTCATAGTCTACGAACCCACCTCCATCCGCAGAACCTGACACTTGCGGACCGCACAGGCTGCGCTGGAGATCCATCTGGTCAACGGCAGCTCCCCGTCACCAAGCGATGGCAGCCACTAACGCGTACGATCACGAGGCGCCAAGAAGGCTTTCCAGCATGAACGATCACCAAAGGTGTTGCCCGGATTGTCCACTGTTTCTGGTCGAACGCCCATAAATGTCAAAGCTGAATGTCCGGCGATAGCTGTCAGACATACCGGCCGGCCCGTGGAGATTGATGTCCCACCGGCTTCAACATCCTTTTCCTGAAGTTTCCGCAGTCCCTCATCATCCTCTCAAGCCTCCAGATTGCAGAGCTCGTGGCCGAACGGCTGGACAGCAGTCAGGGCTGGCTCCCGCGATGGCAGGTCTCTAGGGCGGCCTGACTTCAGTGGTGGACAATCTGACGCCAGAGCTGCAGATGCGTAGGCTCCAAAGGGGCACGTGAGCGGAGGCCAACGGCGTCCTTTAGAGGGATGCGCTCATCATCCCGAGGTGCAGTGAGGCACGTTTATAAGTGTGCACGTCGTGCGCACTTCGGGCTCCGGATGGGTCGTACTGCAGCCGGACCGGGCCAGAGGGTTCAGAGGACTCCGTGTCCACCAATTCAGGAATCCGTAGGCGGGCAGGAGCCTCCCCAAGCTGCCGCAGTTGCACGGAACGCACCCGTTGGATTTCATTTCGAAACTTGAGCAAAACCTGCGCCTTT contains the following coding sequences:
- a CDS encoding sucrase ferredoxin is translated as MAGTASPGSVWILIEYRGGWPPNGFDGLDLDAGTKALVVSAARTARARVLLVRRPGPRRRLGPGRWAVLRHQSADAYQQLWGTWDRDEDLAKIVPALTSPGHPGLPPVILICAHGQHDPCCAVRGRPVGRALSERWPELVWECSHVGGDRFAANAVVAPDGVYYGGLDAESSVTTIENHLAGRIHAEYLRGYTDLIPPQQAAVAAVLGRFGPAGRNDYLVTETLSEGNHWRIHITGRPPHPAHIDVELRAHRSPPCQLTCRGPALGSVIVYEPTSIRRT